The Microbacterium sp. LKL04 sequence TGGATCAGAACGTTAGGGGTTCGAGTTCCTTCGGCACAGACTGTTTGTGACAGTCAGAGAAAAGCTCCGCTTCGGCGGGGCTGTTCTTGTTCTGGGAGCGTCAGGCGAGCAGCCAGCGACTGAGCCGCCGGACGACCTCCGGAGCGAGCGGCGACGCGTACGCCGCCGCGTCGTGGCCGAGCGCGCTGTAGGCGGCGCGGCATCCGTCGCTCTCGTGCGTCCAGGCGAGCGGGTGCGCGACGCCGTCGGCGTCGTCGTGCACGAGCAGAACGTCGGCTTCGGGAGAGACCCGCAGCGCCGAGTACGCCTCGTCCACGGTGTCGAGGTCGGCCAGATCCGCAACGGATGCCGAGAGGGCACGCACGCGCAGAGGGCCGCGCTCGGGGTGGAAGGTCACGTCGCGCACCCAGCGTCCGCCGAGACGCGCCTCCCACGCCGCGTGCTCCGGCAGCAACGTCGCCGCGACGTGCAGGACGAGCAGCGGTCCGCGGTACCCCGCGATGATCTCAGCGAGGCGTGCGTCGAGCGGATGCGGCGCGGTGCCGCCGCCAGCGTTGATCACGACCAGGTCCGCAGCGTCGATCCGCGCGGCGAGGTCGTCCAGCGTGTCGACGACCGTGACGTCACCGCCGTCCTCGCGAAGCACCTCGGCCACGATCGCACAGGTTTCGGCGAACGGATG is a genomic window containing:
- a CDS encoding ThuA domain-containing protein — its product is MRRVLVFSGGADYADPWHPFAETCAIVAEVLREDGGDVTVVDTLDDLAARIDAADLVVINAGGGTAPHPLDARLAEIIAGYRGPLLVLHVAATLLPEHAAWEARLGGRWVRDVTFHPERGPLRVRALSASVADLADLDTVDEAYSALRVSPEADVLLVHDDADGVAHPLAWTHESDGCRAAYSALGHDAAAYASPLAPEVVRRLSRWLLA